Sequence from the Zeugodacus cucurbitae isolate PBARC_wt_2022May chromosome 2, idZeuCucr1.2, whole genome shotgun sequence genome:
AACTTGTAAAGCCCATGGCATTTGCaatgtgtatatttgtttgcacaaataaatcataaaactaaTGAAGTATTAATTTCTGTTTGAACATTGTATTTCttgtacatatactatatgtctatgagaatatattaatttaatagctTAAGTCAATTTGAGTTAATTTcgtcatattccaaaaaataacgggatttgtttttgataataatttttattcattcgtctacttTAATGTCGTTTCTtccaaaatagtccccattcgatattaaaCAAACTCGATTTTGGGATAGACTTTGGCTCTTTCATCTATTTCTCGAATGCTTGTAAAACGCCGTCCCTTTAAGGttctttttataccctcgcaacaaaagttgctaaagagagtattatagttttgttcacataacggttgtttgtaacacccaaaactaaacgagttagatatagggttatatataccaaaggggtgagggtgaagagtggagttcaaatccgaatgtctgtctgtccgtccgtccgtctgtgcaagctgtaacttgagtaaaaattaagatatcttgatgaaacttggcacacttatttcttggcaccataggaaggttgctttcgaaaatgagcaaaatcggactgccacgcccacaaaatggcgaaaaccgaaaacacataaagtgccataactaagccataaataaagctatggaaataaaatttggtatgaaggatcgtactatgaaggggcatatttggatgtaaatttttggggaagtgggcgtggccccgcccccaacaaagttttttgtacatgtctcgcaaaccaatagagctatataaaccaaactttctgcagtcgttttttattaatttccttatacagtccaaaaatgacagataataaccacgcccacctcccatacaaaagttaagttgaaaattcctaaaagtgggttaactcactaacgaaaaacgtcagaaacactaaatttcacataagaaaaggtagatgaaagctacactcagatttttttacaaaatggaaagtgggcgtggcggcgcccacttatggatcaaaaaccatatctcaggaactactcgaccgatttcaatgaaacttggtttgtaatagtttccttacatcacaatgatatgttgtgaaaataggccaaatcgcttcacaaccacgcctacttcctatataacagaactttgaagacaatctgaatcgtttactttacaatatataaagtaagcactagtgaagatgcagaactttgcacaaatactatgttaatagtgtggcagccccattctaagaatcgccgaaatcggacaataggtttttaagaTCCCATATATcgacgaggacctcggtgctgtaacctaatattatggtttccaactttcaatggactttatacaatatatatgacgaatatgtggctcaaattgtgtattatataatataaataaagttaaatgaataaattgcgagagtataaaatgttcggttacacccgaacttagcccttccttacttgttatttttggtAGTCATGTCGGGCGAATATGGAGACTGGggtatcgttacagtattgtttttggacaAAAATTCACGAACCACCGATTAAGTTTGAGCTTTTAACAAGTAAAAATcgtcaagctcataaaaatGTGTCTAACCTTTGCAGCTGCTAAAGACAAAttgataaaaagtaaaaaaaaaaaaattgaaaattgtatatttggataattttaaaattcccgttattttttgaactcactgccgaatataatattttttgtcccTGTAAGGATCAGTAaagagaattttttaataactttttatgaGAATGTTACGTAGTGGTAAAAATTAATGACATcgatgtacatgcatacatcttCTCTATccccatataactaaataaaaagGATTTGAAACCGGGTTCCGTTGATTTCAGATTTTTCCAATGCCAAACCAAATGAGTTACTTAATTTCTAAGCTGAATGTGGTAATTTGTATTGCTTACTGTTTATAATACAATAAACTTTGGTTGGAGAGTAGCAAATCGAACCCAACTGGTACATATaaatgacatatgtatgtaatccaTATCCGTTGGTCATCTAGTTACACACCTTCGATTAATTAAGTGTTTACATACCAATATTGTAATATATTCAACTGTATAactctgttattgttgtaagcTTTTCTACAAGAGAGCAGAACTTAAATGTAGTGAACTGAGAATGGCGAAACGAAGACGGATATAACCAACACTGTGTGCCATGTTGGCCAATTTTGTTGTCGTCTGAAGCCTAACGTCAGTTTATTTATAAGAATCCAGttgtttaccaaaaatatttggcacTCAACAAATGAAATTTACATTTACAGAAATTAGCGTAACTAATTAATAGAGAAAAGCTGCGCCTATGAAatacatgtaaatattataaatagatTTACAAAGACTACCACTTACCCATTTGTTAttttaagacaaaaaaattaatttgcataagtatatttagatttttttgctttgttttctgtgtttttacGTTTACTTTATTTCGATATTCCCATTTAGCTTagattagatttttttttacaactatatagtatgtataataTTAGAATTCTATTAAATCTAagcttcgaaaaaaaattaaagaacattATTGAACATTACCAAAACactaattaattattcaaataatttatattttacatattaatttaactaaatcaagtaatttaatttatagtaaTAAATTGCATAATTGAACACTAAGCAAATCTTTGTAgaagaatttatatattgtattttcttgttgtaaaattattttttatgcattcaGACTGCAGTGTAGATTGAGCGTATCAAAAGTTACAAGTCTACAGGTATATTGGAAAGTAAAGAAAATCTATTTAGAAATGCTATAATAGAATTGTAAATTCTAGCAATTACATGTCTGCTATTCTAAATGAATGCTCAATTGCTATACATTGAAGAATTGCGAAGTGTGTGTGAAGCGATAAAAAAATTTGGACGGACAAATTGCCGAAATGTAATATGAAAGAAGCGAAGAAAATTACTTAATGAATTTCTAAATAAtacttcaaaatttatataattactaACAGATGAGTTCATATAACGAAAAATTTGGATATATTTATAGCCTAAATTCTGGCGAATGtggtattcaaaaatatttaaataaaaacaaaaatgcataagTGAATTTGAACTCTTCATAAAAgggttttcaatagggacgctacaaaaccAGACTGATAGGGGCAGCAAACGACTCTATATTTTTCCCgcccttttgacatttctcttcattgcatttcatcatggaaagatatacgatccaacaaagaGTCGGAatgattaaaatttactaccgaaattcgaagtcagtggcctcaactttaagactTTAAGCGCTACATCCAATTTATGATCGTCATAATAGAAAATGGATAAATTTTAAGGCGCTGTACAAAATGTTctcgtgccagtgagacaaagaagtgcccgtagtgtcgagaatattgctgccgctaccGGATCAATTGATCACACTCAAGTATTGGGGATCTTTGTGACATCgctgtggcgaattttgcgaaaagaccTTGGATTACATTCTTACAAGATTATATTGACGCAAGAAATCGTCTTATGTTCGTGAaatgggctgagcaacaacttgaaaatgatccgaattttcaacgaaaatcatcttcagcgatgaggttcattttaaatattgggGATCTTTGTGACATCgctgtggcgaattttgcgaaaagaccTTGGATTACATTCTTACAAGATTATATTGACGCAAGAAATCGTCTTATGTTCGTGAaatgggctgagcaacaacttgaaaatgatccgaattttcaacgaaaatcatcttcagcgatgaggttcatttctggctgaatgacttcgtcaataagcaaaatatgcgttattggtcaggcagcaatccacacgtattccatgagtcaccattgcattccgagaaaattacggtttggtccGGCTTAATGGCCGACGGCGTCATTGGACTGTATTTCTTacatgatgatcaagaccggtacgttactgtgaatgggaatcactaccgctcaatgataaccgaatatttttggcccgaattggatgatatagacttggacaatatgtgattccaaaatggtccagtcaattggccgcatcggttgtgcgatttgacgcagttagactatttcctgtggagcTATGTCAAGTCTATTGTCTATGCCAACaaaccagcgacgattgatgaacttcataCGAATGTCGTACGTGAAATTACAGCAGactcggccgatttatgcttgaaaaccgtcgaaaatttagttcagcgtctggacttctgccaGCGTACCCGTGGgagccatgcaaaagaaatcgatttccatacataatggcatcgaatgtactttcattgatattccaaaccgtttttgttttatttataaaaaaaacgtttgtagcgctcttattgaaaccccttatataatttttataagaagCCAACGctgccaaaatgaaaaaaaaaaatatttttttcttgaaattactGATTGTATTTTTgtacgcatatacatatgtatttatgtatgtatgtacgcttgctgtatgtctgtatgtaattaTGTAGAGTTGTTATTTTTTACTTGTTCTCTTCTTATTTTCATACACTGTAAAATCTACTGTAAAGTTGTCTATAAAGTTTTGCTCACAAAAGTCCATTTTGttactgtgtttttttttttgtttttgtttgctattttctattttcatttgcgCAAATATTTGATTCTCTTTACACTTGAGTGTTATATGCTTGCTGTTTTCTTCTttctgctttttatgtttctttttgttgttttctttttagctaaatttagtattaaagagtaaaatatctccaaaaTGTAATATTCTTTACTAATTTGTTctcgtttttgttatttatttatttatttagttagtaTTATTAACTATTCATGTtcatgtttttcaaaatatttttatatttttgtcttgtttttgctGTGGATTGACTTTATTTGCGCATAGTTAGTATAAACTTGCAAAGTGTTGTGTAAGAAAGTCACTTGCTAGTTTGAAtacattacaaaaattattaactaaaTTCTTTAATGCTAAACAATTGGTTTAAATTGAACTAAATTTCGTAATAAAATTcactaatattttcaatattttatttcaagtgtTTTAGAAACTAGTGTGTATAAcagtatttctttttttttaataaactaatcCGCAAAGTAGTAACTAAGTAATCTAAACTAAATACAACTTAAAGCTcgattaattaattacataaatatgtatgtatgtatatatattggtctaaaaacatacatatacacattttgATTCCTACttactttcgaaaatgttttGCTGTTCAATATATCCacgtttttgtaaatatttgtaagtattttcttgtagttttattattaatatttaaattatgttttatataccATTGGATTTATGAATTTACTTCAGAAGTTTTGCTTATTACATTTTtagagttttaaaaaaatacttgctTGTAATCACTATTGTTAGAATTACAattttaagtacataaatattctctattaattctaaatatttttttttttcaatcaatgTGTAGTGCCATTGGCGTTTAGAAACATACAGAGTTGCATGtatgtttgataaaaaaaacaattaattatgtaaaatttattaatgttggaaaatgcttaaattaaaaataaacgcaaaattatgaaaaaaaaaaatttttaaataaaattttaaacaaaaaaattgtaacaaatCAAGTCAGTAAAATAtgcgaatttttttatttatattttgtaattggaAAAATCCGCCGAACATCATGCTTAGTTTTAGAAAACTCACACCACAGCCGGACTTTGAACTTTTAGCTTTgaaatctcaagaatattaatataaatttcacacttTCGATGCTAAAGGAAACAGGTGTTAAGATAATGAAATTGGATATTCCAAGAAACTGTGTACTCAATActatttatagaaaatagtaTTAGTAACTATCAAGTTAAATAGAAGAGAGTCTGTGGAGATCCTATTAGACTGATTATGTCAGTCTGTTGAGAGTATTTCagctgtttgttcgattcgccactctccaATGTAAAGCCTTTGTGAATATCATTATAATGTGCAATATATTCTGACAGAACCTAAAGCACTTGAGTGCTAAAATACGTGCGTTGAGTATCTAACTtctgagaaattttgaaatgaagATCCATCTACCGCtattttttgtgcattttttaataaagtaatttatgaatataatatttctaatatgccGTTTTCATTGCGACAAATTCAATGACAGAATAGTCAAAATATTGACAACTACTGGCATTTTAAttatatcgggtgatccaagtacacatacatttttcaatttccttTTTATGACAGATCACACGTGAGTTGTGTCAAACTGTCATGTTAATTTTGTTCAGTAtttttttggcatttcatcatggaaagacttacgccagAACAACTTTTACAAATTGTACAACTTTATTGCGAAAATTGACGTTCAAcatatggtcaacataatcggcctactcaGCGTACTATTCTGGAGACCCTGTATTCATTATTGAATAGTATTCGCTCGAATAGACCACATCCAGCACGTAGTGAAGAACATATTGCAGTCTTAGCTGAGTGTGTACACGAaaaccgtggagagtcgattcgagaacgtaaccgtcaatggcgaccgtcaTCGcgacatgataaccgactatttgatgcgtgaaattgaagctcgtgatctcgacgacatttggtttcaataagacggcgccacttctcacacatcgcatcactcgatggatttattgagagaacacttcgctgagcagataatttcacgttttgggtcggtcgattggccaccgagatcgtgtgatatcacaccgttagactttttcctgtaaGGTAATATGTATAGTCTAAAGTCTATGGGACAATTCCTTCGATTCTGGCCTGAGTGCAAAACATCACACTTGTCATCCGCCAGTtatcagtcgaaatgctcgaacgagtcatcgaaaattggactcaacggatgcaCCATCTGAGATGTAGCCGCGACCAGTATTTAAAATAATGCCTTGCcttaaatgccaaagaatattCTTTCGATTGATAATAAACAAtcaccattaaatttgaattatttctttaaaaaagtgggGAACCTCAAAATGGATCactctttaattaaaaatattgtttttgtcaaCTTTCTTAATGTTTTCGTCATTCATTTTGACCTAACGAAAATCACTCTTTCCAAAATCGTTAAAAAGTTAAGTACACGGAAATTTCACTTCGAAAAATAATACAGTTATCTAAAACTTCTTTCCAGCATACTAGTAAGTGTAATAGGTGCAGCAATAACTCGACAATATATAGACATCACCTTAATAAACTGTTCATACTAGTCCAGTTGGTAGACAAGCTCTCGTGCTCAGCTGACCATTCACATGACTTTTAGCGGCTTATAACATTCACTGGTAcgtaaattttacacaaatatacaataactaatattaattagcaaataataaaataaatatttttttacatgaatTGTTGTATTTATCGATTTTGTAAACACCTACACACATATACTTGTTGTGTAATACATTGAAGCGTGTGTAAATACCATGAAGTTAGACAGTTATCCAATTATACAGttattaagtattttatgtCTTTGTGATTTACATGTACAaagtatataattaaatatatagtttttaccAGTTTGAAGTTGGAAGGGTCACTGATATACTAAAcattatattacatacatacaattaattattatttatggttGCAGTGTTTATTTCATAACAAGTACAGTTAATTactttaattacataaataaatatggctGATgagttatatttttcatttaattattttctttgaattttttttttattttttctttgtggAATGTTGTtggtaaattatatatataatatatattttatttttttgcaaatgaatACATGTGGtcttttatgtttatatataatttttaagagatCAATTCTGCCGTTTTTTTGGCTTTGAAAACTGGATGAATTtgttttatacataaataaatattttttggtttatattttagtttttaagctgcattttattataattacagttatatgttggattttttgataatattatatataaattattattattttttattataaaaaaattaaaaacaaaatattaaacgtaataaaaatatataaatttttagcatgccagcaatattaaaaaaatattgaaataattttaaaaaatattaaaatatattaaaatattttttaaatatattaaaatatttttgtaaatatattaaaatatttttttcagtattaaaatatattttttttatattaatttttttttaaatattaaaatcattattttttaatattaaaataatttttaaaatatttaaaacaaaataataaaaaataattaaacttcaCGAAGAACTACATAAATTCCAAGTTTCCTACACACACTTAATATAATTTAGCTACTATACCCTTTAGATGATATGATAAACTTATATTCCAGTACCTTTTTCCTAACCTATATAATTACATCTAGAAGACTCCCTATTTCATGATTTGCTCCAAACACTAGCCATTTGGCGGCCCAATAATGCCTAGAGATGCGTTCTATACGCATTCTACGTCTGTATGctatgtaagtttgtatgcatatgtatgttatgtagtatgtataaatatatgtatgtatgtagtatgtagaTAAGGAACATAATTACAAATGAGGAAATGTATGAGTGAGTGTTTGACTGCTTGTTATATATGTAcgcgtatatatgtaaatatataactatatataagtAGTATGTGTgtcactacatatgtatatagtctaTATGTATGATCTGATAActgttagtatgtatgtatgacttttacaatgaatttgaacATAGTTTTAGATGTTTGATGAAAATCTctacaaataaactaaaaaatagcaacaaaattatcttaaatgctattgttgttgcttttgttgcttttgttgtgccaAATCAATGCGAATGTAAATTACTCTCTACCCATTTATACAGCGATGTCTGAGAGCGCGCCACCCACTCCACATTGGAAGCGACGCTGCTGAGCGTCATATTCAGCACTTCCATGCCGGGACCGCGTCCAAAGCGATGCACCAGCGATTTaagctgaaaatatttaataattatttttaattttcacattacaatccaaaataaaaaaaggtccTCTCACCTCATCATAATCGAACTTCGTCGCGCCATATTGTGTTATCGCCGATATCACTTTGGCAAAACTCAGCGTACCATGTCCGAGTCGCATTTCCAATTCAAACCATTTGGCTTGTAGAAAGCGACACGCCATCGCTCCACCTGTCGGTGTGCCAGCAATGGCCTGCAGTACTTGTACCACCTCGACGGTTGGCAGCATAGTGACATGCGATAGCAGGCGATTTTGTAGCCAAGCGTCTTTGGTGCGACCGAGCGCACGCAGTAATTGCATGCGTTCGACGAAACTCTCCGAAGTGCGTTGGAGCGCGATGAAACGCTCCCAACAGTGTTGCCAGTAAATATACTCACCGGACAGTATGGAGCCGGTGTAGACCACCTGTGGGTTCACCAGAGTACTGTTATTGAACAACTCTTTAATACGATTAACTGCACTTACCTCTCTCAGATTGGGCGGTATCGCTGAGCCGTTGTAGTACAGAAACTGGTTCAGCATATTTTTGGCCTTTGTTATACTGTCGATATCTTCCCAAAGCACTGAGCTTAAGAGTACTTCCGGTCGCATTAGTCTAAGGATGAAATTGGGTACCCACATTATTCGagatgaaagaatttttaaattttaacttgATATAAAGTGTTTGATCTAAGGGATATCGAGCTCATTTTTCGGAAAAGTGTCTGAAGCTCTGAATCTGAATCTCTTGTGgtttttaattacttattacGGTTCTAAACGATTCCCGTTTATATTCGGCGATTTTACAAccaaaattgaaaaagaaactCTGATCATCTAATAATATTCGAAACTGATACTCATTGAGGTCCCAAAAAGTATGTCTCTGTGTCAGAATGCCATAGATCCTTATTGATATTACTACTTATTCTAACTCTTATATTATTAATGGACCTTAAATTCAAACGACTGCGAGTATTTTAAGTTCTCTCTTCTAACCTAAAATATCAGAACCTAATAGATctataatttcaatattcaataaattttcttttaactcAGTTTCAGttttaaatcatataataataaagaatattGTTAGTTTTCCGCTTACTCACCTCTTAGCCTCATCGCCATCATCAGTCCAACCGATTTTCTCAATAACTGTAGCCAatttcattttgataaattccgATAACATCAGAAAACATTCGGAATACTTTAATATACGACGCCACTTTTCCAAATGACGCAACGCCACTGTCATGGGACCCCAATTTGTTTCACTCGGTAAATATTGTATCATATTCATGGTGATCTCACAGGGCAAAAGATTCGCGTGGCAGAGTGTAAACGAATCCGATAACAGACCGATGCGATCctagataatataaaatgcaaaatagtaAGGGGTCTGAAAAACATTAACTTCATTAAAGTTACTCACCTCACTGGCTAGCTTTTCGGGGTTGTTGGAAAGCTCCTCAATCAAATTCGCCCAGTTGTCATCGTTGTACAAAACGCGATAATAACCAGATTGCATAGCATTAACCTTGATCCACTTAACATTCTCGGGTACATTGAAGGTgactgtaaatttaaaaaaaaatttgttcccTTTAAAAAGCCgaattatatttttggtttacacGCACTCACCATCAATATTCTGCAGCCATAAAGTCTCACTGACATTATTCGTATCGGTTATATAGGTTATTGGGAATATCCATTTCATCTTGGTCGGTTGTTTGTTTTTACCCGCCGGCGTTGGTGCCACTGTGCTCGGCGTCTCTGTGACATTAACCactgttttgttgtaattgttgccgTCGTAAGTCTCATCGTGTATGGCAAGGAAGTCAGCTGGCTTGAAGGGCCGTTGTGATATGGATACACTGTTGCCCAGTTTGGTAACAGTCAGTAGCGGGAAGCCCGGTTGATGAGTCCACAAAGTCATCATATCCTGTTAGGGCACGgagagatatatttttttttatttcttaaaatgtcaaaagaagacaagacttACTTTGATATTCTTGGAACCGTTGGCTTTCTTTGTGCATATCGTCCAAAGATCTGTGGGTTCGGCAGTTTTAAAacgattaattttcaaaaaagcgcCAAGGCAACCGCGAAAGCGATCTTCGCCAATGGCGGTGTGTAACATTGAAAATATGGCAGCGGTCTGTAGAGTAACGATAATTTTATATTAggcttcaatttttttaactcCACACTTTATATCACCTTTTGTATGAAGAACTCCTCATTATTACCATCATGCTTTGTACCATTCATAATGCTATCCCAGCCTTGTATGGCGTCAATGTCCAAAGCGGCTGTAGCCATTTTAAGCAAATACATTTCTCTCAATGGCCAGTTGGTTTGCTGTGGTGAAAGCGAATGTATGCCCAAATATTTGATAAGTCCCTCCCATAACCAGACATCCTTCAACACTTTCCTCGATGTAATGCCACCAAAGAACTGTCTCACCATAGCCTCGGCCACTTGTAAGGCGCTCTTCTGATACTCTTCCGTCGTTATGGACTCGGGATCGGTGAGAAAGGCAGTCTTCAGCGTTACCAAACCCAACGAAGAGATAATGTTACGATCCAACGAGGGCAAGGCGACAAAATCGACTTTCGTCAGCGGATACAATATGTCCAACCAGGTTTGTAGATGCTCCAACACGTCACGTGCGGTGTGTAGTATAAAAGATGAGCGTGGCAGTAGATCACGTGGCGCATAGAAAGTATACGACGGCGCACGTTTAATTAGCGAACCCGTCGACTGACTGAGGGATGTCAGATTCTTGCCATTGGTTTCGGCAGTGGGCGTAACGGTCGTTGTGGTGGTATTCTTCATCAGATTAATATTCAGTGAATGTGTGAGTGCGGTTATATTGCGCACGGGCGGCTTCTTCTCCTTCAACTGTGTGTAATTGTTGTGTTGCGCGGATTTCTTTGAGCCAGCGCTACCGGGCGGCGCCGGTGTTGTAGGCAAATATGCTGGTGAGGGCTGCAAAGATTCACGCTGGAAGTCGCTCACCACCCAAGCGACAGCATCGGCGGGTAGTGGTGGCGTCTCGATGAAATCGTCACGTAACTGTGGAATGTAACTAGCGATTAGTAATTGAACGGTGTTAGAAGTTGGCATGCACTTACCAAACCCGTGCCCATGTAGAAGCCCACATCCTCCGTTGTATGCACAATGGAATTGGAAAGCCCAATGTGGAAGCGATCACGAAAAACGGATATGCGAAATGGAGCACGTATTTGTGGCTCATCGAAACAGGGGAATGCGCGACGTGCGCTATTCGGTCGAAATACTGTGGCAGCTAGCAAACTGTGCAAATTTCAGGAAATTTGAGAACAGATTTGTTAAAATTAgcgaattttttatttctttttcacaCTTACCGCTCCAGTCCATTCGAGCTCTCATATT
This genomic interval carries:
- the LOC105214571 gene encoding endoplasmic reticulum aminopeptidase 2 isoform X2, with protein sequence MTNDPDLDDCAFLSGGESSGRQTRQGVAVCSQRRALLVAGIVLGSLLLTALIIAYAGPQNDCSCAGKLAPGFETDEENDTQPFNPIATNGEPYPWLEMALPTSARPLRYMVTIHPNLTTLDVKGQVTIDLFMEKETNFIVLHIQDLNVTDRAIVTTGNKGYAIKIVKVLEYPPRQQLYIEVKEKLKKKANYTLNLRWYSKLNPEPEGFYVDQYESSNGLERLLAATVFRPNSARRAFPCFDEPQIRAPFRISVFRDRFHIGLSNSIVHTTEDVGFYMGTGLLRDDFIETPPLPADAVAWVVSDFQRESLQPSPAYLPTTPAPPGSAGSKKSAQHNNYTQLKEKKPPVRNITALTHSLNINLMKNTTTTTVTPTAETNGKNLTSLSQSTGSLIKRAPSYTFYAPRDLLPRSSFILHTARDVLEHLQTWLDILYPLTKVDFVALPSLDRNIISSLGLVTLKTAFLTDPESITTEEYQKSALQVAEAMVRQFFGGITSRKVLKDVWLWEGLIKYLGIHSLSPQQTNWPLREMYLLKMATAALDIDAIQGWDSIMNGTKHDGNNEEFFIQKTAAIFSMLHTAIGEDRFRGCLGAFLKINRFKTAEPTDLWTICTKKANGSKNIKDMMTLWTHQPGFPLLTVTKLGNSVSISQRPFKPADFLAIHDETYDGNNYNKTVVNVTETPSTVAPTPAGKNKQPTKMKWIFPITYITDTNNVSETLWLQNIDVTFNVPENVKWIKVNAMQSGYYRVLYNDDNWANLIEELSNNPEKLASEDRIGLLSDSFTLCHANLLPCEITMNMIQYLPSETNWGPMTVALRHLEKWRRILKYSECFLMLSEFIKMKLATVIEKIGWTDDGDEAKRLMRPEVLLSSVLWEDIDSITKAKNMLNQFLYYNGSAIPPNLREVVYTGSILSGEYIYWQHCWERFIALQRTSESFVERMQLLRALGRTKDAWLQNRLLSHVTMLPTVEVVQVLQAIAGTPTGGAMACRFLQAKWFELEMRLGHGTLSFAKVISAITQYGATKFDYDELKSLVHRFGRGPGMEVLNMTLSSVASNVEWVARSQTSLYKWVESNLHSH
- the LOC105214571 gene encoding endoplasmic reticulum aminopeptidase 2 isoform X1, with the protein product MLCCGFCCGNMSKRDYKVATMDGIELEPLGGEKIDKEKEKDKEKQTNGVTFGGESSGRQTRQGVAVCSQRRALLVAGIVLGSLLLTALIIAYAGPQNDCSCAGKLAPGFETDEENDTQPFNPIATNGEPYPWLEMALPTSARPLRYMVTIHPNLTTLDVKGQVTIDLFMEKETNFIVLHIQDLNVTDRAIVTTGNKGYAIKIVKVLEYPPRQQLYIEVKEKLKKKANYTLNLRWYSKLNPEPEGFYVDQYESSNGLERLLAATVFRPNSARRAFPCFDEPQIRAPFRISVFRDRFHIGLSNSIVHTTEDVGFYMGTGLLRDDFIETPPLPADAVAWVVSDFQRESLQPSPAYLPTTPAPPGSAGSKKSAQHNNYTQLKEKKPPVRNITALTHSLNINLMKNTTTTTVTPTAETNGKNLTSLSQSTGSLIKRAPSYTFYAPRDLLPRSSFILHTARDVLEHLQTWLDILYPLTKVDFVALPSLDRNIISSLGLVTLKTAFLTDPESITTEEYQKSALQVAEAMVRQFFGGITSRKVLKDVWLWEGLIKYLGIHSLSPQQTNWPLREMYLLKMATAALDIDAIQGWDSIMNGTKHDGNNEEFFIQKTAAIFSMLHTAIGEDRFRGCLGAFLKINRFKTAEPTDLWTICTKKANGSKNIKDMMTLWTHQPGFPLLTVTKLGNSVSISQRPFKPADFLAIHDETYDGNNYNKTVVNVTETPSTVAPTPAGKNKQPTKMKWIFPITYITDTNNVSETLWLQNIDVTFNVPENVKWIKVNAMQSGYYRVLYNDDNWANLIEELSNNPEKLASEDRIGLLSDSFTLCHANLLPCEITMNMIQYLPSETNWGPMTVALRHLEKWRRILKYSECFLMLSEFIKMKLATVIEKIGWTDDGDEAKRLMRPEVLLSSVLWEDIDSITKAKNMLNQFLYYNGSAIPPNLREVVYTGSILSGEYIYWQHCWERFIALQRTSESFVERMQLLRALGRTKDAWLQNRLLSHVTMLPTVEVVQVLQAIAGTPTGGAMACRFLQAKWFELEMRLGHGTLSFAKVISAITQYGATKFDYDELKSLVHRFGRGPGMEVLNMTLSSVASNVEWVARSQTSLYKWVESNLHSH